CATGCCATGTTCACGGTACTTTGCTCTTCACACTGCCAAATTGCCGTACGCCGGTACTTCTGTGGTAACTCGTTACCGCATTGTCCTATCGTACTGTCTGATGTTCATTCAAGATGGAAATGCAGAGAACACGGCAGCTCTGCCACATTGGCGTGTTTACATTTCACTTCCGGTTTTCTTTCTTGGAGAGCCCGCAACCAGGACGCGACATTGGCGTGTGTATATGGtgctttttttgtttatctgaAACCTGAGAAAGCAACAGATAATGCGTCGGTTTGTACCATTTTCCCCCTCTAGTCCATTTCCTCTGGAAGAGGGACGACCCATGACTACGCTGACAAAGACACAAATGCTTGTTTGGGGGTTCACTGGCGCTGTAAAGAACTGGCAATATCATCGCCGGCAGCGGAGAAGCGCGCAAGCGGCCGAAACTGCTGCCCAAATTCCCAGACAGTTCGCGGCATCGAGGCTTCATTCGATGGACAAAGTCACAGAGCCGCGTCAACAGCAGGCACGCACCGACACGGCAACACATTAACGCCGAGTAAAATCACGAGCGTTTTCTTTCTCCACGGctgcaagcaaagcaaagcatcTTCCAGACTTCAACACGCTCAGTGTAGAGTCAGGCCTCTCCCACGCTAGCTCGGCACCCTAGGAGAAAACCCGACGTGACACCGTGGTTAATGCGAAAAACGTAGAAGCCGGTTCTTGTGTTGAAGACGGTCCTTGTCCCATGCCCCAACGCACACATTAATTCAAATCGATCCCGTGCGGCCGGCGCggcaatttttctttttgctctgTTTCTCCCCCAATGCAACCAGCAACAGCTCGTCTCGCCCTCCTGGCCGCACCACGCCCTTTCCATctccgtcggcggcgcggcgcatCTCCGTACTGCAGCCTTCCAATCTGCAGTTCCGTTGACGTCCCCGGTCCATCAACGCCGGTCCCCTAGCCATCTCAGCCGCGGCCAACAACTCCACCCCGGCCAAATTTCAATGGAAAGCAGtagggagaagaaggctccaGGGCAGTACCGTTTGGTTTGGCTGATCCCAGTCGCTCCTCCGCCAACAAGGGTAGTACAATCCTCAGCGCTAGCACAATCCCATGATTTATGTGTTAATCACCATGTTTGTGTGGTCAAGAAAATGCAGGCATGCAGCTCTAATCAGGGGGGAATCATGGAAAATATATTCCGTTTTGGCATTGCTTGTGTGTTCTAGAAGAAGCAGCTAATAACAAAAGAATGCAATCTGTCGGTTGGTTCTCTGAAATCGATTGTTGCTAGAAGATGTGCGCAGCAaattgttaattttgtttggtGGCTAGTACTTGTAGTACTGAATTTTTGGGTGAGTTGAGGTCGAGCGTGGTGTGGTTTTGGAGCAGGTTCAGCAGTCACAAGGTAGCTTGTTTCGTCAGTTCAAGTAGCATGACAATTTCTGCATTGCCCAAACTCAACTCAAAAGGGAATTCAGTTTTGCGTTCAATTCATAATTTCGGTTCAGTTTATAATTTCAGTTTACAGATTTGTACtccaaaatatattttggTATATTTTTATGATAACTTATTACCACTATTTTTATGAGCGTCTTCAGATTTAAGTTCATGTACTGGTTTCATGTCACAAATAGGCCACAATGTTGAGGTGCAAGTATTAATCTCAAATATAATTAATTGCAATCCCACAAGAAACAACCGACAACACTTTAAGAAACAATGCATTGGAGATATTATCTTTTAGCATTTATTGTGAGGCAAGTTTTTAGCATTTATTGTGAGGCAAGAGATGATGCATTGGAAGTGGCCTCTTCAGACCTAGACCTCGATTCGCAGATGCCAGTCAtcatctttgttttctttctctatGCTGCACTTGTCTCGCTGCCGGCAACCGCCGGGCGCCGGCTAGTTAAATGTTGCCCGGGGAATCGTGAGATCGTGTCAGTTTTGCTGGAAATATCGTCAGTCTAgtgcaaacaaaacaaaggacATGCTTACGGCTTACCCTTTTttctgagagagagagagatgaatgCTTACGGCTTACCGTGGCGATTCCCGAAGAATTCGTGATTTTTGTGTGTAAATTGTATGAGTCTAGGGGCCACATTGAGGGCCCGGCTGTATTTCAGCGTGGTGACCTAAGAGCAACTCTAACCGTTACCGAACCGGAGCGATTTTACATAACCGAGTTTGGATCAAATGATTCGGTACCGTTGGACTTTTGGCGGAACTGATATCAAATACGAAAACCGAACAACATAGAAATTTGAAACTTCACGCGCAAATCATATAAATACGGGGCTAGTTCTTCATGATTTCACATCGCAAATCATCGGAATTCGTCATTCGTCCACATACTTAAATTCTACTACATCTACTAGTTCAACATTTATCAAAAGTTAGCCAAATTAGAGGAGCaaacacacaaaaagaaaattgctcctcgccggccacGCCGGCTTCAGGTCCACTCGTCGGAATGCTTACTTACTCATCGTCCGCAAGGACGATGACTGGGCGAGCTGCCGTCACCTGAGGCGCGGGAGCCGCGTTGGAGAGGTCGTAGGCCGCCGTGAGCATCCTCTCCTCTGTGGCGAGGCGGCATGCATCGTTTTCGACGATGGAGTGCTTCGATGCCTCCTTCATGTGCGTGATGTCCTCAGGGTTGAACCCCGCCTCCGAAGCTTCATCCGCCTCTGCCGCATCCTCCTCACCCTCCGCATCTGCCTCCCCAACCGCAACAGCCGGCGCCTCCCCGACTATCTCCACCGACGaatcgaaggaggaagaagaggagggcgaACCCAACCGGAGCCAGTCACTCGCCGGCGAGGAGTCGACAACGCTCGAGCTCCTCTCCCTGGTGGCGGTAAAGCTGATGCGGCGGTCCCAATCCCCTCCCCGGTGGGCGCTGCGACCGGCCCACCTCACGCAAATGCGGGctccaccccccccccccctcccaaTGGCCGGCTGCAGACTGGCGGCGCcgggcttcttcctcgacgatGGTGTCCTAGCCGTCGCTAGGGTTGCCGCGGCCATAGGGACCGACGGCCAGACGCACACGGCGAGCGACGAAGGAGATCGGGGGCCGCATTTTGCCTAAGAGGGGggtgttggcggcggcggaaatGGAGGtgctggcggcgccggcgacagAGGGGGGGCGGTGTATTGCGGCGGAgggtgaaagggcatttctctcctaagtggttttggtggtgatgacaacatgttgtGTATCTAATCGTGTGTCAAGTATTTTAGATTTCGTAAAGAAATTGGCACAAGACGTTGATGTGGACCCTCAAGATGCTAtgaagcgtagcggtgttaGCGGATTTTTCGttttgatttgagtcgtaggacatccgtacgATAAAGAGGGaatccacaagggaaggtaatgggtgaatcaatttcacgtacacaactacacaatttgcacccactaaaaagcctaccccaaaaagtgagagagaagaaCTAAACTCAGCATTTTTTGTTCTGCCTGCAGTCCAGGTGGAGGAAGTTCCGGCCGGAACTTCTGCTCCAACCTCCGGTCGCTCTCTGTTAGGATCAGCGGAAAATGCGGAACTTTCGGTAATATGCTGAACTTCCGTTTGACCAGAAGTTCCGGCCTGTCTCTACGCAGTGCATAACGACTCGATTTTAGGAACCCcatatatataccccttcgtccccaatgAGCTAGCTGACCGTTTCAACAGCCAAGAACAGCCTCTCTCACCCAAGAACACAAAAAGCTCAAAtctccaagatctccctccctagccactctcacctcttgattctttgaggattggaggagaagatcttgctctagggtttcaccaagtcaaaaagttaattccccttgttttctttatggatttcgtttctcttgggttgttgggaaccctagacggaagcggtcaccacaagctctcccttggtgtaTGAGGAGCTTGAGGCTTGGGTTGGGAGCCTTCTATTGAATTGTGGAGTTTGCCCcagtcaagtttgtaaggatTCGGcattcgccctcaaggaagccattagtggaagtcacctcgcctttgtggtgttgtgagagctcaacccacctttgtggtgtggtgagttgaagaatagagtgagccttcgtggcgtctctacctttgtggtagagcactccttgaaacggagacgtacaccgatcccaataggtggaactcctgtgaaatcttcgtctccacgtgtggtatcatttcccctttacattcttgctatatacattgttgcttcggctattgcatttcattctagggTTGAATTCACTTTAGTGTATCTAGAAAACCCTCAGATTAAGTGTTtatatctttcaagaaaagaaaaagaaaaactaaaatttgttagtctcctattcacccccccccctctagtcgccataccgatctttcagaGGGGAGTTTGGATAGCTAACTGAAAAGCCCCCTCCGAACCCTACATATACTGCGCAGAAGCGAAGCTATCCGGTGACCCGAATTAGGTGTTCGGTAAACGGCAGCATCTGGTTTGGCCCATTTTTCGgcccaaaactgaaaatcaagTTCAATTCGCTAGACTTGCTCTAAAAGCCCACTCCACTGCAATTGAAGGGCCGCAAATACAGCCCAAGTCTAAGGCTTCCCGAATTATGATTTCTACCGCACTGGATGGCCAAGATGAACAAGGCTGCGTTTCTTCTGAGAGAAAAACCACGGCATATTGGTTTCGTACTTTGGTATCACAATTTCTGGGTCTCGTATAAGAGCATCACCAGAGACTACCTAATTGTGAGCCCTTAAATCTTGTTATGGGGACTCCCTAGTATAGATTCCCTCTCCAAATTTGTTATCTGCCCATCAGACTACCTAAATCTCAACCCCTATAATTCATTCATCCATATTTTATTCATATGCTTCAACcgtttttgtaaaaaaaatctatatttCAAACTACTTGGCTTGAAATTATATATTTGAAACGCTTATAATTTAAATcgaatagttttttttatagtcATTTAAGTACATAAACTATAATATTATAATTTAATTATCAAATGGCTACAACGGCTATATTCTCAACGGCTATATTTCCGACGGCTATATTTTCAAACGGCTATATTCTCAACGGTTATATATCCAACGGATATATTTCTTGGTCTACATATATGTGGAGCTCTAAAGCCATTGTCCATTCACTCTCCACCACATCTCTCAGCCTCCTCTCACAAAAATGAGTCGTAGCTTACTTTGGAAATACGTGagttcgtcgtcgtcgtcgtggtggtcgtcgtcgtcggaggaggaggagcatgaAGACGACGGCCGTGAACTAATGGTTGCTACGGTGGCAATAGTTCTCGACGTGAACACGCGGTTCAATGCTCGACGCCGTTGCGGTTCAGTGCCGGGTCGTCAGGTAATTAACCGTGATACGGTAGGTGGGCATGCTAGATTATTCGAAGACTATTTCGCGCAGCATCCTGTCTATGGCCCCTCGTATTTTCGCCGAAGGTAAGCAATGCGTACATATGGTTTTTACTTGCATTTATATTGTTCCTCTAGTGTTCAACTATTTACCTTTGTTTTCATAGGTTTCGAATGTCTCGGCCGTTGTTTTTTCGCATAGTGAAAGCTGTGCGGGAACACGATAGCTATTTTGTGCAGATAAGAAATGTTGTTGGAAAACTTGGGTTATCATCTCTTCAAAAGGCTACCGCAGTGATCCGAATGTTGACTTATGGTGTAGCAGCGGATGCTACAGATGAGTACATTCGGATTGGAGGAAGTACTGCTTTGAAAAGTATGAAAGCATTTGTTAGAGCTATTGTTGAAGTTTTCGGAGATGGGTATTTTAGATCTCCAAATGAAGCCGATACCGCTAGATTGCTTGCAATTGGAGAGAGCAGAGGGTTCCCTGGAATGCTAGGGAGCATCGACTGCATGCATTGGGGGTGGAAAAATTGCCCTTCATCATGGCAATGTATGTATACTGGCCATGTGCATGAGCCCTCAAACATTCTAGAAGCTGTTGCTTCACAAGATCTTTGGATTTGGCATGCCTTCTTTGGTTTACCTGGCTCTCTTAATGACATCaatgttcttcaccgttcCCCGATCTTCGCAAGGCTAGCAGAAGGGCAAGCTCCAGAAATTAATTTTACAGTAAATGGTAACAATTATACAATGGGGTACTACCTTGCCGATGACATATACCCGCAGTGGGCAACACCCTCTCCACTAGGGCAGAAGaataaatattttgcaaaATGTCAAAAAACACATAGGAAGGATGTGGAACGAGCATTTGGAGTGCTTCAAGATCGTTTTGCAATTGTTCGTGGACCAACAAGACTGTGGGATCAAGAAGTACTCCATGATATCATCACAGCTTGTGTCATCATGCATAACATGATAGTTGAAGATGAGCGAGATGAAGGTCCACAAGACTACAATTACGACAACATGGGAGAAAAGGTTATTCCCTCTCATGCACAGACGGCTAAATTCTCAAACTTCATTCAAAATCATCTTGACATCCGAAACGCACAAGTCCACTCTCAACTAAAGGATGACCTGGTTGAGCACCTATGGCAAATTTATGGGGCAATGTAGTGTGCAATGTCGTATGTAGTTAGAGTTATGATCTAAGTCGGAAACGTTTTATCCCGAAGAAGGTTACCCTGCCGACTTGATCTATTTAGCATGTACTATTTTTACATCATGGAGGGGTGTAATATATATTATGTATGGTATTGTATGCAACTACTTTAACGAATTATGCCATACTCAAATAGTTAATACAACAACATAGTCCATACTCAAATATTTAATACAACAACATAGTCCATACTCAAATAGTTAATACAACAACATACTCAAATTGATCTTTTAGATCGTCGGTCAATGATATCACGCCGCAGCATCTTGTAGTATTCTTTTTGGTCATCATCCAATGAACTAAGATCTTGTTTATGATCTCCATTTCCATCTTGCTTTCCTCAAATTCATACTTCCTTTGCTCGATTGCAAGTGCTCCAACATAACACTTTTCCTTTGATGCCTCTCTTGCATCCTCTCTTGCTTGTCTTGCCGTTTCTCTTGCCATCTCTCTTTCTTGTCTTGCCGTTTCTCTTGCCATCTCCATCTCTGTCCTCTTTGAGAACACAACATCCAAAGCCATCACAACATTACTATCTTCTAAAGAGGTAACATTTTTCCCTCGATGTTGCCGTTCTttcttcgccttcttcccaATACGTCTCTTCATGTGATCCGCTTTGACCGGAGATCTAGCTTCAAAGTCATTAAGATGGATCGCGTTGGCTTCTTGAGTAGACATACTTGGACTTGCATTGGAGCTTGACTTCTGCTTTTTATTACTTTGAGATGACCTATCAACTTGGGCTAACCACTTTTGTTCGAAACGCAACATGTTCCAACAATGCATTAGCACAACCCTTTATTAGTCTTATCTTGTGACTTGAACAATTTGAGAGCATCAACAATCTGCACAAGTGAACATGTCTTATTATATTTGCACCTAACATATGAATATACAATGAAAATAAACAACTAGGTGAACTACCTTATTGTCTTGCTCTGTCTTCCCGCTTTCGCGCCTATGCATAATTTGCTCGTA
The Brachypodium distachyon strain Bd21 chromosome 2, Brachypodium_distachyon_v3.0, whole genome shotgun sequence genome window above contains:
- the LOC106866087 gene encoding uncharacterized protein LOC106866087, whose product is MVATVAIVLDVNTRFNARRRCGSVPGRQVINRDTVGGHARLFEDYFAQHPVYGPSYFRRRFRMSRPLFFRIVKAVREHDSYFVQIRNVVGKLGLSSLQKATAVIRMLTYGVAADATDEYIRIGGSTALKSMKAFVRAIVEVFGDGYFRSPNEADTARLLAIGESRGFPGMLAEGQAPEINFTVNGNNYTMGYYLADDIYPQWATPSPLGQKNKYFAKCQKTHRKDVERAFGVLQDRFAIVRGPTRLWDQEVLHDIITACVIMHNMIVEDERDEGPQDYNYDNMGEKVIPSHAQTAKFSNFIQNHLDIRNAQVHSQLKDDLVEHLWQIYGAM